One genomic segment of Phalacrocorax carbo chromosome Z, bPhaCar2.1, whole genome shotgun sequence includes these proteins:
- the POC5 gene encoding centrosomal protein POC5 isoform X4 produces MERLCPIPSEETSSQGSTCGPREINETIATELTLPDEKVTQIENILDLWSGSLKTNVLTELRKWKLSLIEHHKLQMKQEKEKHTAHVRQLSNEMENLKELLRTYEISIGRKDEVISNLTQALERQKERIELMRKFSLWRIQHVKAKQEEYANRIADKQFRTALMKKVWAAWRAHSEEKWKEKVAKACQLRAEDVCVQLTNDYEAKIAELTATLEQTKSEILRLQSEREQYEDTMKKAFMRGVCALNLEAMTMFQGKDSRTDTDIGSRRNDNGTIVAGRLPPSQYNPPSPPPPPAPTLQMEDMFSTHLGHASTPQTRLDSDSPVIVTSTAAGSGVASTQKLPMAKVITSGQQKAGRTITARITGRADMGQKARICGSLAVMGVAPPMSSVIVEKHHPVTQQTISQATAAKYPRSVLHSSGSTTVRPAGQVGRMLQGQTHTSVQSIKVVD; encoded by the exons ATGGAGAGACTTTGCCCTATTCCTTCAGAAGAGACTTCTTCGCAAGGGTCCACATGCGGTCCAAGAGAAATCAATGAAACTATAGCAACTGAATTGACTTTACCTGATGAAAAAGTAACTCAAATAGAAAACATACTTGATCTCTGGAGTGGAAGTCTTaag ACAAATGTTCTGACTGAATTGAGAAAATGGAAGCTTAGTTTGATTGAACATCACAAGCttcaaatgaaacaagaaaaagagaaacacacTGCACATGTAAGACAATTGAGCAATGAGATGGAAAACCTGAAGGAGTTGCTACGTACTTACGAAATCTCTATTGGCAGAAAAGATGAG gtgATTAGTAACTTGACCCAAGCATTAGAGAGGCAAAAGGAGAGAATAGAGTTGATGAGAAAGTTTTCACTGTGGCGGATTCAGCATGTTAAAGCCAAACAAGAG GAATATGCAAATAGAATAGCAGACAAACAATTCCGGACAGCTTTGATGAAGAAAGTATGGGCAGCATGGCGTGCTCAtagtgaagaaaaatggaaagaaaaagtagcaaaAGCCTGTCAGTTAAGGGCAGAAGATGTCTGTGTTCAGCTCACCAATGATTATGAAGCCAAAATTGCAGAG CTAACCGCTACTTTGGAACAGACAAAATCTGAGATTTTGCGACTGCAGAGCGAAAGAGAACAGTACGAAGACACCATGAAGAAAGCCTTTATGCGTGGTGTATGTGCTTTGAATCTGGAAGCAATGACCATGTTTCAGGGCAAGGACAGTAGGACAGATACTG ATATAGGAAGTAGGAGAAATGATAATGGTACCATTGTTGCAGGAAGGCTACCTCCTTCGCAATACAATCCCCCTtcaccaccacctccaccagcaCCTACTCTTCAGATGGAAGACATG TTTTCTACCCACCTGGGTCATGCAAGCACTCCTCAGACCAGGCTAGATTCTGATTCTCCAGTAATTGTCACTAGCACAGCTGCAGGATCTGGTGTGGCATCAACTCAGAAACTG CCCATGGCAAAAGTAATAACATCTGGTCaacagaaagcaggaagaacaatcactgcTCGAATCACGGGCCGAGCTGATATGGGACAAAAAGCCAGAATTTGTGGTAGTTTAGCAGTGATGGGAGTTGCTCCACCCATGAGTTCAGTCATTGTTGAAAAACATCATCCAGTCACCCAG CAAACCATATCCCAAGCAACTGCTGCTAAATACCCTCGATCTGTGCTCCATTCTTCTGGTTCTACCACTGTGAGACCTGCAGGACAAGTTGGGCGAATGCTTCAGGGGCAAACTCATACCAGTGTTCAGTCAATAAAAGTTGTTGACTGA